In Yarrowia lipolytica chromosome 1F, complete sequence, a genomic segment contains:
- a CDS encoding uncharacterized protein (Compare to YALI0F18238g, similar to uniprot|P25808 Saccharomyces cerevisiae YFL002c SPB4 ATP-dependent RNA helicase of DEAH box family) produces MSTDWKDLPVAPWLIDTMEQFGFTDMTPVQASVIPMFAGNKDVIVEAVTGSGKTIAFLVPLIQRMLNLLKEGPAVSGRVYSVVVSPTRELARQTYEVLQSILEMGCPEADASDKITLEKKKKGKAAPTMPKKIRGQLIMGGDLPSHMDLKNFLRDKPQIIVATPGRLLELLRAPQIKTSAFDSLVLDEADRLLDLGFGRDITSIINILPKQRRTGLFSATITDAIQNLVKIGLRNPVKIVVKVGGKKEQKTPLSLGLSYVVLEPREKLAYALNLLSIYPYRKAIVYLPTCAAVTYYQQMFSHLNEGREEPYEIYGLHGKLPSSTRIKILNKYQKTGAQAILMTTDIAARGLDIPEVDLVVQLDPPSDADTFQHRCGRAGRAGRQGQAIVLLHKGREEEYVDLMRVRKVKLRPYTGPGSELEGEKLDQEATELYTKLRKWVLEDRQRHDQALLSFVSFVRFYSKHVAQSIFRIQSLDLPGLAASYGLLRLPKMPELRTKDNERPENTWLGEVIDFDTYSYKNPAKEEARLKELEAHKEAMKNKVKIHKTKNDVQKANRAWSSTLQKKEEKSERHQKKQTRINEKIKRDFEEAKDLKQEESKEVVNDWKDMVKKSKKRKVDLPTFDDL; encoded by the coding sequence ATGTCTACCGACTGGAAAGACTTGCCCGTTGCGCCATGGCTGATCGACACCATGGAGCAGTTCGGATTCACCGATATGACCCCTGTCCAAGCTTCAGTCATCCCCATGTTTGCAGGAAACAAGGACGTGATTGTCGAGGCAGTCACTGGCTCAGGAAAGACCATTGCCTTCCTAGTTCCTCTGATCCAGCGAATGCTGAATCTGCTGAAGGAAGGACCGGCTGTTTCTGGCCGAGTCTACTCTGTGGTCGTCTCTCCTACCCGGGAACTTGCCCGACAGACATATGAAGTGCTGCAGTccattctggagatgggATGTCCTGAAGCCGATGCTAGCGACAAAATCAccctggagaagaagaagaagggaaaGGCCGCCCCCACCAtgcccaagaagatccGAGGCCAGCTGATCATGGGTGGAGATCTTCCATCTCATATGGATCTGAAGAACTTCCTTAGAGACAAGCCTCAGATCATTGTTGCCACTCCTGGCCGATtgctcgagctgctgcgTGCTCCCCAAATCAAGACATCCGCATTTGACTCTCTGGTCCTGGACGAGGCCGACCGGCTTCTCGACCTCGGCTTTGGACGAGACATTAcatccatcatcaacattcTCCCCAAACAGCGAAGAACAGGACTTTTCTCTGCTACAATCACAGACGCCATCCAGAACCTGGTCAAAATTGGTCTACGAAATCCCGTCAAGATTGTCGTCAAGGTTGGCGGTAAGAAGGAACAGAAGACCCCGCTTTCGCTGGGTCTCTCTTACGTTGTTCTGGAGCCTCGCGAGAAGCTGGCCTACGCTCTCAATTTGCTCAGTATCTACCCCTACAGAAAGGCCATTGTTTACTTGCCCACATGTGCAGCTGTGACATACTACCAGCAAATGTTTTCACATCTCAACGAGGGCAGGGAAGAACCCTATGAGATCTACGGTCTTCATGGAAAGCTGCCATCATCTACTCGAATCAAGATTCTCAACAAGTACCAAAAGACTGGAGCGCAAGCCATCTTGATGACTACAGATATCGCTGCCAGAGGTCTTGATATTCCCGAGGTTGATCTTGTTGTCCAGCTTGATCCTCCTTCTGATGCTGACACCTTCCAGCATCGATGTGGACGAGCCGGTCGAGCTGGAAGACAGGGCCAGGCTATTGTACTTTTGCATAAGGGACGAGAGGAGGAATACGTGGACCTCATGAGAGTCCGAAAGGTGAAGCTGCGACCATACACCGGACCTGGGTCGGAGCTGGAAGGAGAGAAACTGGATCAGGAGGCTACGGAACTGTACACCAAGCTGAGAAAGTGGGTGCTCGAAGACAGACAACGCCATGACCAGGCTCTTCTTTCGTTTGTGTCCTTTGTCCGGTTCTACTCCAAGCATGTTGCCCAGTCCATTTTCCGAATCCAGTCACTGGATCTGCCTGGGCTGGCAGCCTCTTACGGCCTGTTGCGTCTGCCTAAGATGCCTGAGCTGCGAACCAAGGACAACGAGAGACCTGAAAACACATGGCTGGGCGAGGTGATTGACTTCGAcacatactcgtacaagaaccccgccaaggaggaggcccgactcaaggagctggaggcacACAAGGAAGCCATGAAGAACAAGGTCAAGATccacaagaccaagaacgACGTCCAGAAGGCCAACCGAGCCTGGTCCTCCACGcttcagaagaaggaggagaagtctGAGCGtcaccagaagaagcagacaCGTATCAACGAGAAAATCAAGCGGGACTTTGAGGAGGCCAAAGAtctcaagcaggaggagtccaaggaggttgTTAACGACTGGAAGGACATGgtcaagaagagcaagaagCGCAAGGTCGATCTGCCTACCTTTGACGACCTGTAA
- a CDS encoding uncharacterized protein (Compare to YALI0F18260g, some similarities with uniprot|Q03973 Saccharomyces cerevisiae YDR174w HMO1 Non-histone protein), which translates to MAKSKIYYTPSDITNTKTLHDNAATVQFLTSELTESAKVAALVATESWQRLVECVAHTRGLDNKETKAFVEKWSPDNVDITLSEELSNGKRFRDEVELTPTGRIKKKRVVDPNMPKKPMTVFLAFSTKKRAEIRAARLARGEPPLQNSEMANEVAELWGKLSDAEKEPYQIEYRKKLIDYQSRKNKYIESKAVNVAAAALAEEAEEEAEEEAVEEAVEEEEEEEEDEEEEEEEEPEPIKSPKKNKKSKDKKNRRSSKSSKE; encoded by the coding sequence ATGGCTAAATCAAAAATCTACTACACGCCCAGCGACATCACTAACACAAAAACCCTGCACGATAACGCCGCCACGGTGCAATTCCTCACCTCGGAGCTCACCGAGAGCGCAAAGGTTGCCGCTCTTGTGGCCACTGAGAGCTGGCAGCGACTGGTCGAATGTGTCGCCCACACCCGGGGCCTCGACAACAAGGAAACCAAGGCGTTTGTCGAAAAGTGGAGCCCCGACAACGTGGACATCACTCTCAGCGAGGAATTGTCCAACGGCAAGCGGTTCCGAGATGAGGTGGAGCTCACCCCCACCGGCCgtatcaagaagaagcgtGTGGTGGACCCCAACATGCCCAAGAAGCCCATGACCGTCTTCctggccttctccaccaaaaAGCGGGCCGAGATTCGAGCCGCTCGACTGGCCCGAGGCGAGCCACCTCTCCAGAACTCGGAGATGGCCAACGAGGTGGCCGAACTCTGGGGAAAGCTGTCTGACGCTGAGAAGGAACCTTACCAGATTGAGTACCGGAAGAAGCTGATCGACTACCAGAGCCGAaagaacaagtacattgagaGTAAGGCTGTCAACGTGGCGGCCGCTGCCctggccgaggaggccgaggaagAGGCCGAGGAAGAGGCCGTTGAGGAAGCcgttgaggaggaagaggaggaggaggaagatgaggaggaggaggaggaagaggagcccGAACCCATCAAGTctcccaagaagaacaagaagtccaaggacaagaagaacagACGCTCCTCCAAGTCTAGCAAGGAGTAG
- a CDS encoding uncharacterized protein (Compare to YALI0F18282g, similar to uniprot|Q8TFK5 Yarrowia lipolytica Cell wall protein CWP1), whose protein sequence is MKFSAVLLASAAALVSAKKFTIVAIRSGSDIQNTPVVSDGKKLVLGGEGGIPTTYEVKDGVLYANDKAVQFGNGATIEDGEGQGTDGVTVDGQDHLYVPNYSFTACAAQGRAYKYTVTSSDDCKQGATPFAARVIYEDDNSSESAAANGTAVTKTGVVTAQSTQLVTITSCEDDKCHKPTAAPAPGSNNGAVVSQIGDGQIQAPPSAAPEQANGAAALGVSAAAAGVVAAAMLF, encoded by the coding sequence ATGAAGTTCTCCGCTGTTCTCCTCGCCTCTGCCGCCGCTCTTGTCTCCGCCAAGAAGTTCACCATCGTCGCCATCCGATCCGGATCCGACATCCAGAACACCCCCGTTGTCTCCGACGGTAAGAAGCTCGTTCTCGGCGGTGAGGGCGGTATCCCCACCACCTACGAGGTGAAGGACGGTGTCCTTTACGCCAACGACAAGGCCGTCCAGTTCGGCAACGGAGCCACCATTGAGGATGGTGAGGGTCAGGGAACCGACGGCGTCACCGTTGACGGCCAGGACCACCTTTACGTCCCCAACTACTCCTTCACCGCTTGCGCTGCCCAGGGCCGagcctacaagtacaccgtCACCTCTTCCGATGACTGCAAGCAGGGTGCTACCCCCTTCGCTGCCCGTGTCATCTACGAGGACGACAACAGCTCCGAGTCTGCTGCCGCTAACGGTACCGCCGTCACCAAGACCGGTGTCGTCACTGCCCAGTCCACCCAGctcgtcaccatcacctctTGCGAGGACGACAAGTGCCACAAGCCCACCGCCGCCCCTGCCCCCGGCTCCAACAACGGTGCCGTTGTCTCCCAGATCGGTGACGGCCAGATccaggctcctccttccgCTGCTCCCGAGCAGGCCAACGGTGCCGCTGCCCTCGGTGTCtctgccgctgctgccggTGTTGTTGCCGCTGCCATGCTTTTCTAA
- a CDS encoding uncharacterized protein (Compare to YALI0F18304g, no similarity), with translation MKFSAILLSFAAVAVASVAEPVAEPVAAAEPITTAEAENPADIHKLKEMIHAKKCAKVAHKCPPPSPKCVTVTKTVNKTVTKTAQAKNHCQTPQQKCGKNGC, from the coding sequence ATGAAGTTCAGCGCCATTCTCCTCTCTTTTGCTGCCGTTGCAGTCGCCTCTGTTGCTGAGCCTGTGGCCGAGCCTGTGGCTGCGGCTGAGCCCATCACCACtgccgaggctgagaaCCCTGCTGACATccacaagctcaaggagatgatcCACGCAAAGAAGTGTGCCAAGGTGGCCCACAAGTGCcctcctccctctcccAAGTGCGTCACCGTTACCAAGACTGTGAACAAGACCGTCACCAAGACCGCCCAGGCCAAGAACCACTGCCAGACCCCCCAGCAGAAGTGCGGTAAGAACGGTTGCTAA